A window of Planctomycetaceae bacterium genomic DNA:
CCGGATGCAATCGGTGCGATAACGAGCGACCACGGCTGGAATCTCGATAAAACCAACTGCGAAAGACTAATTCCGGTTATTGAGAAGTTAAAGCGTCTCGATATCAGGGTAAGTCTGTTTGTTGACCCTGTTATCGAGACTGTCGAAATGGCAAAAAAAATCGGAGCAGATAGAATTGAGCTTTATACCGAGCCTTACGCAAGCGCGTTCGCATCGAAAAATAATCTCGAATCCCTGACGGCAAAATTCGCAGCCGCCGCGAAGCACGCAGGCCAAATCGGACTGGGCGTAAACGCAGGCCACGATTTGAATCTTGATAATCTTGGGTATTTCTGCAAGAATGTAAAGCCTGTGATGGAAGTTTCAATCGGGCACGCATTAATTGCTGATGCGCTCGATATGGGGCTTTCGGCAACGGTAAAAGCTTATATAAAAATATTAAATGATAACTCATAATTAGGAATTTAAAATGTTTAACGGAGCAATGGTAGCGTTAATTACACCGTTCAATAATGGCGAAGTAGATTTCAATACACTCGATGAACTGGTGCATTTCCAACTCAAAAGCGGAACTGACGGCATCGTTCCATGCGGCACAACAGGCGAATCGCCGACACTTTCACATCCAGAACACAAACAGGTTATCGAACGCATAGTAAAAATCGTCAACGGCAAAGTCCCTGTCATCGCAGGCACCGGCTCGAACAGTACAGCCGAGGCAATCGAACTGACCGCATTCGCAAAAAAAGTCGGCGCAGACGCTTCTTTGCAGGTAACGCCATACTACAACAAACCAACACAGGAAGGTTTCTTTCAGCATTTCGCGGCGATTGCCGAAGAAGTCGATTTGCCGATGGTGCTTTACAATATTCCCGGCAGATGCGGCGCGGGCATGACGGCTCAAACAATCGCACGTCTTGCGAAAATTGAAAACATCGTCGCGGTAAAAGAAGCGACAGGCCAGTTGGACGTCTCCAGTGAAATCGCGAACCTCTGCGACCTGACAATCCTTTCGGGCGATGACTCTTTGACGCTGCCGATAGCCTCTGTCGGCGGCAAAGGTGTTATCAGTGTTGTTGGAAATATCGTCCCCGGCGATGTAAAAGCTATGACCGATTTGATTCTTGAGGGCGATTTGGTTTCGGCAAGAAAATGGCACAATAAACTTTTCAAACTCGCAAGAACAATGCTCGGCATCGCGACAAACCCGATTCCGATTAAAGCGGCAATGGCAATGCTCGGCATGTCTTCAGAAGAAATGCGTCTACCGATGACGCCGCTCGAACCGGCACAGAAAGAAACGCTCCGAAAGCTGTTAAAAGAATACGGCTTGAACGTTTAGACATAATAGAGGCGAAAAATTATTACAGCAAAGGCAGCGGCGAAGCACATTGTCTGGTTTCGCTGTATATTTTCAGTAGTGTGCTGACCATTGAGCTTACCGAATTGTTTTTACGAAGCTGATCCTGCAGATTCATCGCCAGTGTGCACGTTCTCTGTTTGTCATCGAGAAGTTTTTGCAGCACAGAATAAATGCTCAACTCGTCATTACGGTCAAAAAGAACCGCAGAGAAATCTTCCTGCAGTAATTCTTCGACGTTGTTTCTGTCAGCGGCGACAGCCAAACCTGCGCCGGCCGCTTCTATAATCACAGGGTCAAAACTGCCGGAATAGTTTGTGTGAATCAACACGTCGCAGCCGCGAAATACCGAACGCATCGGCCTTACCGGAGGCGAAAGAACGACCGTTTGCGACAGACCAGTCTGCTTGACAAAATCGCGAATCTGCTTTTCTGCCCGTCCCTGCCCCATAAAAATCACGACAAAATCATATCCGTCAACGGCAAGATGACGAATCGCATTAAGCAGCGGCTCGAAAATCTTGAAATTGTCGAACCGGCAGAGCGTAATCATACTCGGCAGCCGTGCAGGCGACGAAAAGCAACTGCATACATCATCGGTAAAAGCCCCGGGATTAACCTGTGTGATTTTTTCTTTTGCGAAATATTTTTCAAGACCTGTACCAATTTTGGCCGAAGGCACAATAATTTTTTCAAAAAACCTGTCGATAAGCATACGATACGGCAGTGACACATTTGTGGAATTGATAGTAATAACCGCAGGGATATCGAGATGCTCGGCGACCGACTTGGCAAGCATTGATTTTGCAGTGCCGAAACAATGAATAATACCTGGCCTGACTTCCTCGATACGCTCGAGCAGATTCTTTTTGTTATGTGCGTAAAACAATGGAAAACGCAGTACCGGATGCTCGATAATCCTTGCACCGGGAAAGAGAAGAAATTCAATATCGCTTTTAGGCGGCACAACTATCGCGGTTCTGACGTCCTGCGCTTCAAAACCGAAAAGCAAATGCCTGAACGACGAACAATACTGATTGACCGTTACCCTGTCGGAAATAATCAAAGGCCGGATCGTACTTTCGGTTTCATTTTGATTTTCAATTTCTGTTTCGCTTTGAAACATAATTCTACCATGCTTAAATTAACATTTCCGATAATCCGCGGGTAATATTTTTACATAAAACATCACGGTTTTTATCGCGGAAGTTTCTTACCCTTAAGGGTATCACCCGATACTTTTAATAAGTTTCTCGTATTCGCCCGGCTTCATGTGATAACTGTGCTCATCATCAGGAAAAACGCCCTGCTTAATTTGACTGTTATATAGAGCAATGGCCTCAATAGCTGCTTTGCCGATATTGCCGAAACCTTTTGAAAATTTCGGAACAGGCCCTTCTTTTAAATTTAAAATATCCGGCAAAACCAGAACCTGTCCGTCGCAATCAGGACCGGAACCGCAACTGATAACAGGCACCGACACTTTCTGTGTAATGATTTTTGCAACCTCTCTTGCTGTGCCTTCAAGCAGAAGCATTTGAGCGCCGATTTTAACGGATTTTTCTGCAAGTTCGATAATTGCCGCGCCAACCTCGGCGGTGGTACCTTCCGCTTTGTACTTACCGGTTTGAGGCCGAATACCAAGATGCGGCATAACCGCGATACCGGAATCGATTATAGCTTTTATCGTATCGAAATCGGACTCGGCAGCCTCAATCTTCACAATGTCCGCACCGCACTCATCAACGAACCGTCTGGCATTTTTAACCGTTTCATCTCTACCTTTGGAACAGCCCTGATAAGGCATATCCGCAACAAGCAGCAAATCAGAATTTGCCCTGCGAACGCCTGCGGTTATAGCAATCATAAAATCCATTGAGACGTCAACAGTATTGGTAAACCCGAGCATAAACTGCGACGCCGAATCGCCCACCAAAAACACATCGACCCCGGCCGCGGCACAAAGAACCGCGCTGGTATAATCATAGCAGCTCACCACGGAAAACTTCTGTCCGTGCTGCTTGGCCTCTCGTAATGTAGTAATGGTAACTTTCATATAGGCAATGCTTTAGGATATTTCAAAAACATCGTATTGGCAAGCAGATTTTGACGTGCAAAAAATTTTTATAAATTTAGACTTGATTTTTAAATTTTATATGTAATAATGTTCAGCTTATTGAAGGACATTTACCGGCTATTTTAGTCGGTTTTTCAAACTTTTTCATCACCCTCCTCCTAAGCCAGATTCTGATAACAAATTAGGGTCTGGCTTTCTTTATATTTAGTGTTTACAAATACACAATGTTTCTATTTCAAGCAAGAACAAAAATTTTATTTGAACAAAAGTAATCATACTGTATAATTTACAAAATTGTATTTTCCTGTGTTTTGCTAACAATTTTGTAACTATAATGAAGGCATAAAAATGACCGGTAAAATTTCCGATGGCGTAATGCTTTTAGGCGATATGGCAAGGGCTTTTGCTGAATCGCTCAACCTTGAGCTGACGATGAAAGCTATTTTGAAGTCCCTGGACACACACGTCAAGCTGCAAAAAGGCACCATTACCCTTTTAGACCCGGAAACAGAAACAATCAATATCAAAGTCGCGCACGGTTTAAGCGAAAAATCCAAGCAGCTCGGCAGCTACAAAGTCGGCGAAGGCGTTACCGGCACAGTTGTTCAAACCGGTAAAGAAATTGTCGTGCCGGACATTTCCAAAGACAACAGATTTCTTCACCGTACACATGCCAGAAAAGATTCTGAAGGCAAACAGATTTCATTTTATTGTGTGCCAATCAAACTTGAAGGCAAAACTATCGGTACATTGAGCGTTGACAGACAGGCACATAAAACGGACGATGTTCACTCGGTTCTCAATCTTCTGAATGTAATCGCGACAATGATTGCACAGGCTGTCAAGCTCAACAAACTTGTCGAATCGGACAGAAGACAGCTTTCAGAAGAAAACATTCGCCTGCGACAGGAATTAAAAACGCATTTCAATATAGATAATATGGTCGGCACAAGCAATGCCATTAAGCAAATATACCGGCTCATCGAACAGGTAGCCGACAGCAACGCAACGGTGCTGATACGAGGTGAAAGCGGAACAGGCAAAGACCTCGTCGCGCACGCAATTCACTATAATTGCAGCAGAGCAAGCAAACCGTTTGTAAAGGTAAACTGCACCGCTTTGCCTGAAACGCTGCTGGAAAGTGAATTGTTCGGCCATGAGAAAGGCGCTTTTACAGGCGCAACAGAAAGAAAAATCGGCAGATTTGAAAAAGCCAGCGGCGGAACAATCTTCCTCGATGAAATCGGCGACTTTTCAATGAATTTACAAGTTAAACTGCTGCGAATCATTCAGTTCAAGGAATTTGAACGTGTCGGCGGAACGGATACAATCAAAGCGAATGTAAGAATTGTCGTCGCGACAAATAAAAACCTCGAAGAACAGATAAAAGAAAAACTTTTCAGAGAAGACCTGTATTACAGAATCAATGTTTTTCCGATTTTCCTGCCGCCGCTGCGTGAACGCAAGGACGATATTATGCTGCTTGCGGATTATTTCCTTGAACAATTCGCACGCGAAAACAACAAACGCATCACGCGCATTTCCACTCCCGCGATTGAAATGCTGACAAGCTACCACTGGCCCGGTAATGTCCGCGAACTGGAAAACTGCATCGAAAGAGCGATATTGCTCTGCAACGATGATGTGATTCGCTCGGAACATCTTCCGCCATCTCTTCAGATGATTAAGAAAAGCGAATCGCTGACCGGTCGATCACTTACGGAAATCATAGAAAACAAAGAAAAGGAATTAATCATTGATTCGCTGAAAAAATACAGCGGGCAACAACGAAAAGCCGCCACCGAACTTGGATTAACAGAACGAATCCTCGGTTATAAAATTAAAAAGTACGGAATATTTCCGAAACTGTTGTCATAAAATTACAAAAACGTAACTTTTAAACATCGTTATACATTTTTGTATATTTTTATATAATTGTACCATCTATCGGTTTTTGCCATAACCATCTCATCACAATAAACTTACGAAATCATTTTTCATCTGGCACGCTTCTTGCTTTTATATCAAACAGTTGGTTTTTAATTCTTAATACTTTTACGGAGAAATGAAATGAGAAAGTTAGCAGCGTTGATTTTGGTTTCGCTCTGTGCCTCGGCGGTACTGGCAGAAGATGATGACAAGATTGGTGTTACGCTTACCAGTGATTTCAACAGCAAGTATGTTTGGCGCGGCCAGTTGCTGAACGATGATTTTGTTTTTCAGCCCGGTGCAACAGTAACGTACAAAGGTTTCTCGTTCAATGCCTGGGGCAACATGGGACTTACTGAATACAATAAGGGTTTGGGATACGACAGCGGTGAATTTACAGAATGGGATTTCACGTTAAGTTACAGCGGGAAATTCAGTCCAGAAGGAAAACTTGGCTATAACATTGGTATGATTCACTATCAGTTCCCAAGTTCATATTTGGATACAACAGAATTATTTTGGGGACTGACTTATGATACGTTCCTTAGCCCGACACTTACAGTGTATCACGATATCGATGAAGCCGGCGGCGGTATATACGCAAACTTCGCAGTATCGCACAAAATAGAAAAAATAATTAAAGTTACTGAAAAAATTTCTGCCGACCTTGTGCTTGGTGCATCTGTGGGCTGGGGCAATACGGAATACAACGAATGGTATTGGGGCGCACAATCAGCCGACAGCAGACTCAACG
This region includes:
- a CDS encoding pyridoxine 5'-phosphate synthase, coding for MTHLSVNLNKIALLRNARSLDIPSVIKAAKTCIAAGAYGITVHPRPDERHIRYSDVYDLKPIVASVEYNIEGNPFTGKFMDLMPDIHPTQATLVPDAIGAITSDHGWNLDKTNCERLIPVIEKLKRLDIRVSLFVDPVIETVEMAKKIGADRIELYTEPYASAFASKNNLESLTAKFAAAAKHAGQIGLGVNAGHDLNLDNLGYFCKNVKPVMEVSIGHALIADALDMGLSATVKAYIKILNDNS
- the dapA gene encoding 4-hydroxy-tetrahydrodipicolinate synthase gives rise to the protein MFNGAMVALITPFNNGEVDFNTLDELVHFQLKSGTDGIVPCGTTGESPTLSHPEHKQVIERIVKIVNGKVPVIAGTGSNSTAEAIELTAFAKKVGADASLQVTPYYNKPTQEGFFQHFAAIAEEVDLPMVLYNIPGRCGAGMTAQTIARLAKIENIVAVKEATGQLDVSSEIANLCDLTILSGDDSLTLPIASVGGKGVISVVGNIVPGDVKAMTDLILEGDLVSARKWHNKLFKLARTMLGIATNPIPIKAAMAMLGMSSEEMRLPMTPLEPAQKETLRKLLKEYGLNV
- a CDS encoding sigma 54-interacting transcriptional regulator → MTGKISDGVMLLGDMARAFAESLNLELTMKAILKSLDTHVKLQKGTITLLDPETETINIKVAHGLSEKSKQLGSYKVGEGVTGTVVQTGKEIVVPDISKDNRFLHRTHARKDSEGKQISFYCVPIKLEGKTIGTLSVDRQAHKTDDVHSVLNLLNVIATMIAQAVKLNKLVESDRRQLSEENIRLRQELKTHFNIDNMVGTSNAIKQIYRLIEQVADSNATVLIRGESGTGKDLVAHAIHYNCSRASKPFVKVNCTALPETLLESELFGHEKGAFTGATERKIGRFEKASGGTIFLDEIGDFSMNLQVKLLRIIQFKEFERVGGTDTIKANVRIVVATNKNLEEQIKEKLFREDLYYRINVFPIFLPPLRERKDDIMLLADYFLEQFARENNKRITRISTPAIEMLTSYHWPGNVRELENCIERAILLCNDDVIRSEHLPPSLQMIKKSESLTGRSLTEIIENKEKELIIDSLKKYSGQQRKAATELGLTERILGYKIKKYGIFPKLLS
- a CDS encoding glycosyltransferase, translating into MFQSETEIENQNETESTIRPLIISDRVTVNQYCSSFRHLLFGFEAQDVRTAIVVPPKSDIEFLLFPGARIIEHPVLRFPLFYAHNKKNLLERIEEVRPGIIHCFGTAKSMLAKSVAEHLDIPAVITINSTNVSLPYRMLIDRFFEKIIVPSAKIGTGLEKYFAKEKITQVNPGAFTDDVCSCFSSPARLPSMITLCRFDNFKIFEPLLNAIRHLAVDGYDFVVIFMGQGRAEKQIRDFVKQTGLSQTVVLSPPVRPMRSVFRGCDVLIHTNYSGSFDPVIIEAAGAGLAVAADRNNVEELLQEDFSAVLFDRNDELSIYSVLQKLLDDKQRTCTLAMNLQDQLRKNNSVSSMVSTLLKIYSETRQCASPLPLL
- the panB gene encoding 3-methyl-2-oxobutanoate hydroxymethyltransferase, producing the protein MKVTITTLREAKQHGQKFSVVSCYDYTSAVLCAAAGVDVFLVGDSASQFMLGFTNTVDVSMDFMIAITAGVRRANSDLLLVADMPYQGCSKGRDETVKNARRFVDECGADIVKIEAAESDFDTIKAIIDSGIAVMPHLGIRPQTGKYKAEGTTAEVGAAIIELAEKSVKIGAQMLLLEGTAREVAKIITQKVSVPVISCGSGPDCDGQVLVLPDILNLKEGPVPKFSKGFGNIGKAAIEAIALYNSQIKQGVFPDDEHSYHMKPGEYEKLIKSIG